One window of Papaver somniferum cultivar HN1 chromosome 9, ASM357369v1, whole genome shotgun sequence genomic DNA carries:
- the LOC113311277 gene encoding uncharacterized protein LOC113311277, producing MQAPTDIHFTAAKRIFRYLKYTLDYGIVLQKGLVAPNAFSDVDWAGNPDDKRNASGFYIFFGTNLITWSSKKQVTVFRSSTEAEYICLPIVGTTKHGTWHVKHAT from the coding sequence ATGCAAGCACCAACTGACATACATTTTACTGCTGCCAAGAGGATATTTAGATACTTAAAATATACTTTGGATTATGGCATTGTTCTGCAAAAAGGTCTTGTTGCTCCCAATGCTTTTTCTGATGTTGACTGGGCTGGTAACCCAGATGACAAGCGCAATGCCAGTGGCTTTTACATCTTTTTTGGTACAAATCTCATTACTTGGAGCTCAAAGAAACAAGTTACTGTCTTCAGATCCTccactgaagcagaatacatatgCCTGCCAATCGTTGGCACAACAAAACACGGcacatggcacgtgaagcacgCGACTTAA
- the LOC113309252 gene encoding uncharacterized protein LOC113309252: MATTLSRFIKKAASSSIPLANHHRNYGSAIFTTPLNNTITHISNLSRARISNQTQISSTRFFSKSPQYVEKVGIVEFLNGIGKGVETHIAKLESEIGDFHKLLVTRTLSLKKLGIPVKHRKLILKYTHKYRLGLWRPRADTLKA; this comes from the exons ATGGCGACTACTTTGAGTAGATTCATCAAGAAAGCTGCATCTTCATCAATCCCACTAGCAAATCATCATAGAAATTACGGATCTGCCATCTTCACTACCCCTCTGAATAACACTATCACTCATATTAGTAATCTTTCTAGGGCAAGGATTTCGAATCAAACCCAAATCTCATCAACAAGGTTTTTCTCTAAATCTCCTCAATACGTTG AGAAAGTTGGAATAGTGGAGTTTTTGAATGGAATCGGTAAAGGAGTTGAAACACATATTGCTAAACTTGAATCGGAGATTGGTGATTTCCACAAATTGCTCGTTACTCGGACTCTCAGCCTTAAGAAACTTGGTATCCCTGTCAAACAT AGAAAGTTGATCTTGAAGTACACTCACAAATACAGGCTTGGACTTTGGAGGCCTCGAGCTGATACGTTGAAAGCTTAA